A section of the Solitalea canadensis DSM 3403 genome encodes:
- a CDS encoding GIY-YIG nuclease family protein, whose product MFRPHYIYILRSQQDGTYYKGYTENYLRRLAEHNNGKSEFTSGKIPWELIYVEELPDIRSALIREKKLKKCKKEYFEWLVLQSSNVLNGNS is encoded by the coding sequence TTGTTTAGGCCTCATTACATCTACATTTTACGAAGTCAACAAGACGGAACCTATTACAAAGGTTATACAGAAAATTACTTACGCCGGTTAGCCGAACATAATAACGGAAAGTCAGAGTTTACTTCCGGTAAGATCCCTTGGGAGTTAATTTATGTGGAGGAACTTCCTGATATACGTTCTGCGTTAATTCGAGAGAAGAAGCTTAAAAAGTGTAAGAAAGAATACTTTGAATGGTTGGTGTTGCAGTCATCGAATGTTCTGAATGGAAACAGTTAG
- a CDS encoding sensor histidine kinase, with amino-acid sequence MMVKFSLVLFLLLNNFYSSSPLVRLPDKTLDYQRLNQPVAAIKHYFPIFQQSLKGKKYYAIESPYTSMSSSHLVEVKVDSARKDIELAEKKLMAKIQNNFRILVFNLFKIGITILIILSIIAYIIYRQKKRASQRRYQTLKLEKEYQILQALIEGEEKERSRIAKDLHDGIAGTLAVIKMNFSTIQQGDPTFQDSSVFKNTLQLLDDVFREVRKTAHNLMPDLLLHYGLDESLNRYCRNISQSNTIHIDYLSIGDIIRLKANFGVRCWGV; translated from the coding sequence ATGATGGTAAAATTCTCCTTAGTGTTATTTTTATTACTCAATAACTTTTACTCTTCATCTCCACTTGTTCGTCTGCCGGATAAAACGCTGGATTATCAAAGGCTGAATCAACCAGTCGCAGCCATTAAGCATTACTTTCCGATTTTCCAACAGAGCTTAAAAGGAAAAAAATATTATGCAATAGAATCCCCATATACGAGTATGAGTTCTAGTCATCTAGTAGAGGTTAAAGTTGATTCAGCACGAAAGGACATAGAACTGGCAGAAAAAAAACTGATGGCGAAAATCCAAAACAACTTTAGGATTTTGGTTTTTAACCTTTTCAAAATCGGTATTACTATCCTCATTATCTTAAGCATTATAGCCTACATTATTTACCGACAAAAGAAACGGGCAAGTCAACGGAGATATCAAACCTTAAAGCTGGAGAAAGAGTATCAGATTCTGCAAGCGTTAATTGAAGGTGAAGAAAAAGAACGCAGTCGCATTGCTAAAGACCTTCATGACGGTATCGCCGGTACATTAGCGGTTATAAAAATGAATTTTAGCACCATACAACAAGGAGACCCCACGTTTCAAGACTCATCAGTATTTAAAAATACCTTACAATTATTAGATGATGTATTTAGGGAAGTTCGAAAGACGGCCCATAATCTAATGCCTGATCTATTATTACACTATGGATTAGATGAAAGTCTGAATCGTTATTGCCGGAATATTAGTCAGAGTAATACTATTCATATCGATTACCTTTCAATAGGAGATATTATCAGATTAAAGGCCAATTTTGGAGTTCGATGTTGGGGAGTTTAG